A window of Parambassis ranga chromosome 10, fParRan2.1, whole genome shotgun sequence contains these coding sequences:
- the LOC114442526 gene encoding protocadherin gamma-C5-like translates to MEFKKRGIMWRKLRSWQVLLWWHHFFLLWSTIDGQTRYSIPEELKHGSVVGNLAKDLNLVVSELYRRKLRITSEAGKQYFSVDLGKGELVVTDRIDREDLCGQRPSCLLPLELVIDDPLQLHRVEIEIQDTNDNSPSFLNKEKVVKIAELVNPGARFPLESAHDPDVGTNSVRSYLISKNDNFKLTVKTHKDGRKIPELVLEKPLDREKQPVHNLILTAVDGGDPVRSGTSDITVIVLDNNDNAPQFERQVYEANVSEKATPGTEILHVKATDADEGLNGEIEYFFAEQTINLIFLLFDIDKSTGAVVVKGNLDHETTSLHRFDITAKDKGNPEMDGHCSVEIKILDVNDNIPEIIVMSLKTPVPEDSAIGTVIALISAKDPDAGDNGKVTLTISPKFPFNLNPSLSNHYSLVTNGPLDREKNDQYTVKITATDSGKPPLTSEKTILVALLDVNDNPPVFSQPSYSIYVKENNPPGKILCSVLATDHDTDENMKVSYSILDSKVQDVSVSSYVYINSDNGSIYSMHSYDYEKLKVFQIQVQAKDQGSPPLSSNATVHVFILDQNDNAPAVIYPSSAALGSLSHQRMPRSAKAGHLVTKVTAVDADSGHNAWISYRLAEATDASLFTVNLYTGEVRTKRAASEQDDSSQRLLIEIKDDGEPVQSATVTVSILLEDGLHEPILDLRQKVAEPSKKTGRITLYLILSLASVSVLSLVTFLILAVKCIRNSRSSGSCCMRRSDCDDYKNPNRNLQIQLNTDGPIKYVEVLGGDMLSQSQSFRSCMSPMSEYSDFTLIKPSSTTDFKEVISVLDASLPDSTWTFESQQVSRK, encoded by the coding sequence ATGGAATTTAAGAAACGTGGAATAATGTGGAGAAAATTACGGTCATGGCAGGTGCTTTTGTGGTGGCAtcatttctttctgttgtgGAGTACAATAGACGGACAGACTCGCTACAGCATCCCGGAGGAACTGAAACATGGCTCTGTGGTAGGAAATCTAGCCAAAGATTTAAATTTGGTTGTATCAGAACTGTATCGGCGTAAATTGCGGATAACCTCGGAGGCTGGTAAGCAATATTTCAGCGTGGACTTAGGGAAGGGAGAACTGGTGGTGACTGATAGGATTGATAGGGAGGACCTGTGCGGACAAAGACCGTCATGTTTGTTGCCTTTGGAACTAGTTATAGATGATCCCCTCCAGCTGCATCGAGTTGAAATTGAAATACAGGACACGAACGATAACTCTCCTAGTTTTCTTAATAAGGAGAAGGTGGTCAAAATAGCAGAGCTGGTAAATCCAGGCGCACGGTTTCCTTTGGAAAGTGCACATGATCCTGATGTTGGCACTAATTCTGTACGCTCCTATCTCATAAGCAAAAATGACAATTTTAAGCTGACTGTCAAAACCCACAAGGATGGAAGGAAGATCCCTGAACTGGTTCTTGAAAAACCTCTTGATCGAGAAAAACAGCCTGTGCACAACCTTATTCTTACTGCTGTAGATGGTGGAGATCCTGTGCGCTCAGGGACATCTGACATCACAGTTATAGTACTTGATAACAACGATAATGCGCCACAATTTGAAAGACAGGTGTATGAGGCTAACGTCAGCGAAAAGGCAACACCTGGAACAGAAATATTACACGTCAAAGCTACAGATGCAGACGAAGGACTAAATGGAGAGATTGAATATTTTTTTGCAGAACAAACTATAAATCTGATTTTCTTGTTATTTGACATTGACAAGTCTACTGGAGCTGTTGTTGTCAAGGGAAATTTAGACCATGAAACAACTTCTTTACATAGATTTGATATAACCGCTAAAGACAAGGGTAATCCTGAGATGGATGGGCACTGTAGTGTAGAAATCAAAATTCTTGACGTCAATGACAACATTCCAGAAATTATTGTTATGTCTTTAAAAACACCTGTTCCAGAAGATTCTGCTATAGGAACAGTTATTGCTTTAATAAGCGCAAAGGACCCAGATGCTGGTGATAATGGAAAGGTTACATTAACCATATCTCCCAAATTCCCGTTTAACTTAAATCCATCTCTTTCTAATCATTACTCGTTAGTGACCAATGGGCCACTTGACCGTGAAAAAAATGACCAGTATACTGTAAAGATAACGGCCACTGATTCTGGAAAACCTCCGTTAACGAGTGAAAAGACAATACTTGTAGCGTTGTTAGATGTGAATGATAACCCTCCAGTTTTCTCCCAGCCTTCTTATAGCATTTACGTAAAGGAAAACAATCCTCCGGGGAAgattctgtgttctgtgttagCAACTGATCATGATACAGACGAAAACATGAAAGTCTCTTATTCTATACTGGACTCTAAAGTGCAGGACGTTTCTGTCTCCTCTTATGTTTACATTAACTCAGATAACGGCAGCATCTACAGCATGCACTCGTATGACTATGAGAAGCTGAAGGTGTTTCAGATTCAGGTTCAGGCGAAGGATCAGGGCTCTCCGCCTCTCAGCAGCAACGCCACTGTCCATGTTTTCATTCTGGACCAGAACGACAATGCCCCCGCTGTTATTTACCCCTCCTCCGCTGCTCTGGGCTCCCTCTCTCATCAGAGGATGCCCCGCTCCGCTAAAGCGGGTCACCTGGTTACTAAGGTGACAGCTGTGGACGCTGACTCGGGCCACAACGCCTGGATCTCCTACAGACTGGCAGAGGCCACAGAcgcctctctgttcactgtcAATCTGTACACAGGGGAGGTGAGGACTAAACGTGCTGCGTCCGAGCAGGACGACTCCTCTCAGAGGCTGCTTATAGAGATCAAGGATGACGGAGAACCGGTCCAGTCCGCCACCGTCACGGTGTCCATCCTGCTGGAGGACGGTCTCCATGAGCCCATCTTAGACCTCCGACAGAAAGTGGCCGAGCCCAGCAAGAAAACGGGCAGAATCACCCTTTATTTGATCCTGTCTCTGGCCTCGGTGTCCGTGCTGTCTCTGGTGACTTTTCTCATCTTAGCGGTGAAATGCATCAGGAACAGCAGAAGCAGCGGCAGCTGCTGCATGAGACGGAGCGACTGTGATGATTACAAGAACCCCAACAGAAACCTGCAGATTCAGCTCAACACTGATGGACCTATAAAATACGTGGAGGTCCTGGGAGGAGACATGCTGTCTCAGAGTCAGTCCTTCAGGTCCTGTATGTCTCCAAtgtcagagtacagtgatttcACGTTGATTAAacccagcagcaccacagactttAAGGAGGTGATCAGTGTTCTGGATGCGTCTTTACCAGACAGCACCTGGACCTTTGAGAGCCAGCAGGTGAGCAGAAAATAA
- the LOC114442983 gene encoding protocadherin gamma-C5-like, protein MTKRMGYQDWRCLSLWLHYFVLLWSTIDGQTRYSITEELKQGSVVGNLAKDLGLTLSEMFDRKLRVASEAGEQYFTVIAGKGELVVNDRIDREALCGQSASCILPLQVVIEDPLQLFRVEVEIQDVNDNAPKFPSNNIILEIAESTVTGVRFPLESAIDPDVGSNSVKSYTLSKDECFSIVIKEVAGGRKVPELMLSKVLDREKRAVHKLFVTALDGGNPVRSGTSQVTVRVLDINDNVPAFEKPSYKISVAENAAEGALITQTKATDMDDGQNGEIEYSFGAHTSDDVLSLFSIDQMSGTIFLKGKLDFETTVNYELDVSAKDKGNPRMEGHCTVHVEVLDVNDNPPEIILTSHPKPVREDSPNGSVVALISVRDLDSGDNGKVTLHLPLKCKFVLKPSFSHNYALVTSGVLDRENVSEYNIEITATDSGSPPLSSKKIIPVSISDVNDNPPVFTQPSYDVYLKENGVPGSILFSVSAFDLDFGENAKLSYSILDSKVQDVSVSSYVYINSDNGSIYSMHSFDYEKLKVFQIQVQAKDQGSPPLSSNATVHVFILDQNDNAPAVIYPSSAALGSLSHQRMPRSAKAGHLVTKVTAVDADSGHNAWISYRLAEATDASLFTVNLYTGEVRTKRAASEQDDSSQRLLIEIKDDGEPVQSATVTVSILLEDGLHEPMLDLRQKVAEPSKKTGRITLYLILSLASVSVLSLVTFLILAVKCIRNSRSSGSCCMRRSDCDDYKNPNRNLQIQLNTDGPIKYVEVLGGDMLSQSQSFRSCMSPMSEYSDFTLIKPSSTTDFKEVISVLDASLPDSTWTFESQQVSRK, encoded by the coding sequence ATGACAAAGAGAATGGGATACCAAGACTGGAGATGCTTGTCGCTTTGGTTACATTATTTCGTTCTCTTGTGGAGTACAATAGATGGACAGACTCGCTACAGCATCACAGAGGAATTAAAACAAGGATCAGTGGTCGGAAATCTAGCCAAAGATTTGGGTTTGACATTATCTGAGATGTTTGACCGTAAACTGCGTGTCGCCTCTGAGGCTGGTGAGCAGTATTTCACTGTGATTGCGGGGAAGGGCGAGCTGGTGGTGAATGACAGAATAGACAGAGAGGCTTTATGTGGACAAAGCGCCAGCTGTATATTGCCTTTGCAGGTTGTCATAGAAGATCCATTACAACTTTTTCGCGTTGAAGTTGAAATTCAAGATGTTAACGACAATGCGCCCAAATTTCCGTCAAATAATATCATATTAGAGATTGCGGAATCCACAGTTACTGGGGTTCGGTTTCCACTAGAAAGTGCCATAGACCCAGATGTTGGAAGTAATTCAGTAAAATCATACACTCTCAGTAAAGACGAGTGTTTTAGTATTGTGATTAAAGAAGTTGCAGGTGGGAGAAAGGTTCCAGAATTAATGTTATCAAAGGttttagacagagagaaaagagctGTTCACAAGCTCTTTGTGACAGCTTTAGATGGTGGCAACCCAGTGAGATCAGGAACCTCTCAGGTGACGGTCAGAGTTCTTGATATCAACGATAACGTTCCCGCTTTTGAGAAACCATCATACAAAATCTCTGTGGCTGAAAATGCTGCAGAGGGAGCgttaataacacaaacaaaagcgACAGACATGGACGATGGTCAGAATGGAGAGATTGAGTATTCATTTGGAGCACACACTTCAGATgatgttctctctcttttcagtATAGATCAAATGTCTGGAACAATTTTTCTTAAAGGAAAATTAGATTTTGAAACAACTGTAAATTATGAATTAGACGTTAGCGCAAAAGACAAAGGTAATCCAAGAATGGAGGGGCATTGTACTGTGCATGTTGAAGTTTTAGATGTCAATGATAATCCCCCAGAAATAATACTGACCTCTCATCCAAAGCCAGTGCGGGAAGATTCTCCTAACGGTTCAGTAGTAGCTTTGATCAGTGTTCGCGACCTTGATTCCGGCGACAATGGAAAAGTAACGTTACATCTCCCTCTGAAATGTAAGTTTGTCTTGAAACCGTCGTTTTCCCATAATTACGCACTGGTTACCAGTGGTGTTTTAGACcgagaaaatgtctctgaatATAATATTGAGATTACAGCAACTGATTCAGGCTCTCCTCcactgtccagtaagaaaaTTATACCTGTCAGCATCAGTGATGTGAACGACAACCCCCCTGTATTTACTCAGCCTTCTTATGATGTTTATTTAAAAGAGAACGGAGTCCCAGGCTCCATACTGTTTTCAGTATCAGCATTTGATCTGGATTTTGGTGAAAACGCCAAACTCTCTTATTCTATACTGGACTCTAAAGTGCAGGACGTTTCTGTCTCCTCTTATGTTTACATTAACTCAGATAACGGCAGCATCTACAGCATGCACTCGTTTGACTATGAGAAGCTGAAGGTGTTTCAGATTCAGGTTCAGGCGAAGGATCAGGGCTCTCCGCCTCTCAGCAGCAACGCCACTGTCCATGTTTTCATCCTGGACCAGAACGACAATGCCCCCGCTGTTATTTACCCCTCCTCCGCTGCCCTGGGCTCCCTCTCTCATCAGAGGATGCCCCGCTCCGCTAAAGCGGGTCACCTGGTTACTAAGGTGACAGCTGTGGACGCTGACTCGGGCCACAACGCCTGGATCTCCTACAGACTGGCGGAGGCCACAGAcgcctctctgttcactgtcAATCTGTACACAGGGGAGGTGAGGACTAAACGCGCTGCGTCCGAGCAGGACGACTCCTCTCAGAGACTGCTTATAGAGATCAAGGACGACGGAGAACCGGTCCAGTCAGCCACCGTCACGGTGTCCATCCTGCTGGAGGACGGTCTCCACGAGCCCATGTTAGACCTCCGACAGAAAGTGGCCGAGCCCAGCAAGAAAACTGGCAGAATCACCCTTTATTTGATCCTGTCTCTGGCCTCGGTGTCCGTGCTGTCTCTGGTGACTTTTCTCATCTTAGCGGTGAAATGCATCAGGAACAGCAGAAGCAGCGGCAGCTGCTGCATGAGACGGAGCGACTGTGATGATTACAAGAACCCCAACAGAAACCTGCAGATTCAGCTCAACACTGACGGACCTATAAAATACGTGGAGGTCCTGGGCGGAGACATGTTGTCTCAGAGTCAGTCCTTCAGGTCCTGTATGTCTCCAAtgtcagagtacagtgatttcACTTTGATTAAacccagcagcaccacagactttAAGGAGGTGATCAGTGTTCTGGATGCGTCTTTACCAGACAGCACCTGGACCTTTGAGAGCCAGCAGGTGAGCAGAAAATAA
- the LOC114442527 gene encoding protocadherin gamma-C5-like, producing MTKRMGYRDWRWQALWWLHFFLLWITTDGQTRYSIPEELKQGSPVGNLAKDLSLGLSDIFDRKLRVASEAGKQYFTVDAGKGELVVNDRIDREALCGQSASCVLPLQVVIENPLQLHRIEVEIRDVNDNAPSFLKSDHVIEIAESTLVGIRFPLEMAVDPDVGSNELKTYTLSKDDCFTLKVKEIENGRKVPELVLNKSLDREKKAVHNLFLTAMDGGNPVKSGTSKITVTVTDNNDNVPVFENSLYKIAINENSPNGSFVISTKATDIDEGLNAEIEYSLGVHMPPSVLSLFYIDSVTGDIYLKQPLDHESQTSYRIDVSAKDKGLPKMEGHCSVQVDVLDVNDNAPEIVLTSKSTNVPEDSRSGTVVALLSVRDLDSGDNGKVTIQLGKGTPFTLQPSFSNNYALVTSGPLDRENFPEYNIEITAIDSGVPPLSRKKIIPVSLTDVNDNPPVFTQPFYTVYLKENGVPGSILYSVSASDLDFGENAKVSYSILDSKVQDVSVSSYVYINSDNGSIYSMHSFDYEKLKVFQIQVQAKDQGSPPLSSNATVHVFILDQNDNAPAVIYPSSAALGSLSHQRMPRSAKAGHLVTKVTAVDADSGHNAWISYRLAEATDASLFTVNLYTGEVRTKRAASEQDDSSQRLLIEIKDDGEPVQSATVTVSILLEDGLHEPMLDLRQKVAEPSKKTGRITLYLILSLASVSVLSLVTFLILAVKCIRNSRSSGSCCMRRSDCDDYKNPNRNLQIQLNTDGPIKYVEVLGGDMLSQSQSFRSCMSPMSEYSDFTLIKPSSTTDFKEVISVLDASLPDSTWTFESQQVSR from the coding sequence ATGACAAAGAGAATGGGATACAGAGACTGGAGATGGCAGGCTCTCTGGTGGCttcatttctttctcttgtgGATTACAACAGACGGACAGACTCGTTACAGCATCccagaggagctgaaacagggTTCTCCTGTGGGAAATCTTGCCAAAGATCTGAGTTTGGGTCTATCAGACATTTTTGACCGTAAACTGCGTGTCGCCTCTGAGGCTGGTAAGCAGTATTTCACTGTGGATGCGGGAAAGGGCGAGCTGGTGGTGAATGACAGAATAGACAGAGAGGCTTTATGTGGACAAAGCGCGAGCTGTGTTCTACCGCTGCAGGTTGTGATTGAGAATCCGCTACAGCTACACAGAATAGAAGTGGAAATAAGAGACGTAAATGACAACGCTCCTAGTTTTCTAAAAAGTGATCATGTAATAGAAATCGCGGAATCCACCCTAGTAGGAATTCGTTTTCCATTAGAAATGGCAGTGGACCCTGATGTTGGAAGTAACGAATTGAAAACTTACACGCTAAGCAAAGATGATTGCTTCACTCTAAAAGTTAAAGAAATTGAAAATGGTAGAAAAGTACCAGAGCTGGTATTAAACAAATCATTAGATCGTGAGAAAAAAGCCGTTCACAATTTATTTCTTACAGCTATGGACGGAGGAAATCCTGTCAAGTCTGGAACTTCAAAAATAACAGTAACAGTGACTGATAATAACGATAATGTGCCAGTATTCGAGAATAGTTTATACAAAATCGCTATTAATGAAAATAGCCCAAACGGCTCCTTTGTAATATCAACAAAAGCAACAGATATAGATGAAGGTCTGAATGCAGAAATTGAGTACTCCCTCGGTGTACACATGCCGCCATCAGTTCTGTCACTGTTTTATATAGATTCTGTTACTGgagatatatatttaaaacagcCTTTAGATCACGAAAGTCAAACCTCATATCGAATAGACGTCAGTGCAAAAGATAAAGGCTTACCTAAAATGGAGGGTCACTGCAGTGTGCAGGTGGATGTCTTAGATGTAAACGATAATGCCCCAGAGATTGTGCTCACTTCAAAGTCCACTAATGTGCCCGAAGATTCTCGTAGTGGGACAGTAGTAGCTTTACTCAGTGTCCGCGACCTTGATTCCGGTGATAACGGAAAAGTGACAATACAGCTTGGCAAAGGCACTCCTTTTACTCTACAACCGTCTTTTTCTAATAATTATGCCCTGGTTACCAGTGGACCTTTAGACAGGGAGAATTTCCCAGAATATAACATTGAGATAACAGCCATTGACTCGGGGGTCCCTCCACTGTCTAGGAAGAAAATTATACCTGTCAGCCTCACTGATGTGAATGACAACCCTCCTGTATTTACTCAGCCCTTCtatactgtttatttaaaaGAGAATGGCGTCCCAGGCTCCATACTGTACTCAGTATCAGCATCTGATCTGGATTTTGGTGAAAACGCCAAAGTCTCTTATTCTATACTGGACTCTAAAGTGCAGGACGTTTCTGTCTCCTCTTATGTTTACATTAACTCAGATAACGGCAGCATCTACAGCATGCACTCGTTTGACTATGAGAAGCTGAAGGTGTTTCAGATTCAGGTTCAGGCGAAGGATCAGGGCTCTCCGCCTCTCAGCAGCAACGCCACTGTCCATGTTTTCATCCTGGACCAGAACGACAATGCCCCCGCTGTTATTTACCCCTCCTCCGCTGCCCTGGGCTCCCTCTCACATCAGAGGATGCCCCGCTCCGCTAAAGCGGGTCACCTGGTTACTAAGGTGACAGCTGTGGACGCTGACTCGGGCCACAACGCCTGGATCTCCTACAGACTGGCGGAGGCCACAGAcgcctctctgttcactgtcAATCTGTACACAGGGGAGGTGAGGACTAAACGTGCTGCGTCCGAGCAGGACGACTCCTCTCAGAGACTGCTTATAGAGATCAAGGACGACGGAGAACCGGTCCAGTCAGCCACCGTCACGGTGTCCATCCTGCTGGAGGACGGTCTCCACGAGCCCATGTTAGACCTCCGACAGAAAGTGGCCGAGCCCAGCAAGAAAACTGGCAGAATCACCCTTTATTTGATCCTGTCTCTGGCCTCGGTGTCCGTGCTGTCTCTGGTGACTTTTCTCATCTTAGCGGTGAAATGCATCAGGAACAGCAGAAGCAGCGGCAGCTGCTGCATGAGACGGAGCGACTGTGATGATTACAAGAACCCCAACAGAAACCTGCAGATTCAGCTCAACACTGACGGACCTATAAAATACGTGGAGGTCCTGGGCGGAGACATGTTGTCTCAGAGTCAGTCCTTCAGGTCCTGTATGTCTCCAAtgtcagagtacagtgatttcACTTTGATTAAacccagcagcaccacagactttAAGGAGGTGATCAGTGTTCTGGATGCGTCTTTACCAGACAGCACCTGGACCTTTGAGAGCCAGCAGGTGAGCAGATAA
- the LOC114442984 gene encoding protocadherin gamma-C5-like — MTKRTGFRDWRWQALWWHYFFLLWSTIDGQTRYSIPEELKQGSVVGNIAKDLGLTLSEMFDRKLRVASEAGEQYFTVDAGKGELLVNDRIDREALCGHSVSCVLHLQIVLENPLHLHRIEVEIKDINDNSPRFLTKELSLKIAESAAVGSRFLLESAEDSDVGGNSVKSYTLTRNECFTLKMKEVEDGKSVPELVLEKPLDREKKAVHQLLLTALDGGNPLMSGTSQITITVLDNNDNFPVFEKNVYKVSLEENTTKNTFVIKITATDADEGPNGEVEFSFGSRTPDSVQSVFEINSLTGEIHLKGELDYEKATSYKIEITAKDKGSPEMESHCRLQIDVIDVNDNTPEIVLTSEPQPIREDAPSGTVVALLNARDADSGNNSKVTLILPKGSPFTLKPSFSNTYALVTSGPLDRESFSEYNIEITATDSGSPPLSSKKIIPVSISDVNDNSPVFSQRTYNVYINENGVPGSILYSVSASDLDFGENAKVSYSILDSKVQDVSVSSYVYINSDNGSIYSMHSFDYEKLKVFQIQVQAKDQGSPSLSRKATVHVFILDQNDNAPAVIYPSSAALGSLSHQRMPRSAKAGHLVTKVTAVDADSGHNAWISYRLAEATDASLFTVNLYTGEVRTKRAASEQDDSSQRLLIEIKDDGEPVQSATVTVSILLEDGLHEPILDLRQKVAEPSKKTGRLTLYLILSLASVSVLSLVTFLILAVKCIRNSRSSGSCCMRRSDCEDYKNPNRNLQIQLNTDGPIKYVEVLGGDMLSQSQSFRSCMSPMSEYSDFTLIKPSSTTDFKEVISVLDASLPDSTWTFESQQVSRNQRQGSV; from the coding sequence ATGACAAAGAGAACGGGATTTCGAGACTGGAGATGGCAGGCTCTCTGGTGGCATTATTTCTTTCTCCTGTGGAGTACAATAGACGGACAGACTCGTTACAGCATCCCAGAGGAACTAAAACAAGGATCAGTGGTCGGAAATATAGCCAAAGATTTGGGTTTGACATTATCTGAGATGTTTGACCGTAAGCTGCGTGTCGCCTCTGAGGCTGGTGAGCAGTATTTCACTGTGGATGCGGGGAAGGGCGAGCTGTTGGTGAATGACAGGATAGACAGAGAGGCTTTATGTGGACATAGCGTCAGCTGTGTGTTGCATTTGCAGATTGTTCTTGAAAAccctttacatttacatagaattGAGGTAGAAATTAAAGATATCAATGATAATTCTCCTAGGTTTCTTACAAAAGAACTATCTTTGAAAATTGCGGAATCGGCAGCAGTGGGGAGTCGTTTTCTTTTGGAGAGTGCAGAGGATTCAGACGTTGGAGGTAATTCAGTAAAGTCATACACATTGACAAGAAACGAGTGTTTTACCTTGAAAATGAAGGAAGTCGAGGATGGCAAATCAGTCCCCGAGTTAGTGTTAGAGAAACCTCTTGATCGAGAAAAGAAAGCAGTTCATCAACTATTACTGACAGCATTAGACGGGGGAAACCCACTCATGTCTGGTACCTCTCAAATAACTATAACAGTGCTTGATAACAATGACAATTTTCCtgtatttgaaaaaaatgtatataaagTTTCCTTAGAAGAGAATactacaaaaaatacatttgttataAAAATCACAGCAACTGATGCTGACGAGGGACCGAATGGAGAGGTTGAATTTTCCTTTGGCTCTCGGACACCAGACTCAGTACAATCAGTATTTGAAATTAACTCGTTAACTggagaaatacatttgaaaggAGAATTAGATTATGAAAAAGCCACGTCTTACAAAATTGAAATAACTGCAAAAGACAAGGGATCTCCTGAAATGGAGAGTCACTGTCGTTTACAGATAGATGTGATAGATGTTAATGACAACACTCCAGAAATTGTTCTCACCTCAGAACCACAGCCCATACGCGAAGACGCACCGAGTGGCACAGTGGTGGCTTTGCTCAATGCGCGTGATGCTGATTCCGGTAATAATAGCAAAGTGACACTGATACTGCCCAAAGGTTCTCCTTTCACTTTAAAACCATCTTTTTCTAATACTTATGCCCTGGTTACCAGTGGCCCTTTAGACAGAGAGAGTTTTTCAGAATATAATATTGAGATTACAGCAACTGATTCAGGCTCTCCTCCACTGTCAAGTAAGAAAATTATTCCTGTCAGCATCAGTGATGTGAATGACAATTCTCCAGTATTCAGTCAGCGAACCTATAATGTTTATATAAATGAGAACGGAGTCCCAGGCTCCATACTGTACTCAGTTTCAGCATCTGATCTGGATTTTGGTGAAAACGCCAAAGTCTCTTATTCTATACTGGACTCTAAAGTGCAGGACGTTTCTGTCTCCTCTTATGTTTACATTAACTCAGATAACGGCAGCATCTACAGCATGCACTCGTTTGACTATGAGAAGCTGAAGGTGTTTCAGATTCAGGTTCAGGCGAAGGATCAGGGCTCTCCGTCTCTCAGCCGCAAAGCCACTGTCCATGTTTTCATCCTGGACCAGAATGACAATGCCCCCGCTGTTATTTACCCCTCCTCCGCTGCCCTGGGCTCCCTCTCTCATCAGAGGATGCCCCGCTCCGCTAAAGCGGGTCACCTGGTTACTAAGGTGACAGCTGTGGACGCTGATTCGGGCCACAACGCCTGGATCTCCTACAGACTGGCGGAGGCCACAGAcgcctctctgttcactgtcAATCTGTACACAGGGGAGGTGAGGACTAAACGTGCTGCGTCCGAGCAGGACGACTCCTCTCAGAGGCTGCTTATAGAGATCAAGGACGACGGAGAACCGGTCCAGTCCGCCACCGTCACGGTGTCCATCCTGCTGGAGGACGGTCTCCATGAGCCCATCTTAGACCTCCGACAGAAAGTGGCCGAGCCCAGCAAAAAAACGGGCAGACTCACCCTTTATTTGATCCTGTCTCTGGCCTCGGTGTCCGTGCTGTCTCTGGTGACTTTTCTCATCTTAGCGGTGAAATGCATCAGGAACAGCAGAAGCAGCGGCAGCTGCTGCATGAGACGGAGCGACTGCGAGGATTACAAGAACCCCAACAGAAACCTGCAGATTCAGCTGAACACTGATGGACCTATAAAATACGTGGAGGTCCTGGGAGGAGACATGCTGTCTCAGAGTCAGTCCTTCAGGTCCTGTATGTCTCCAAtgtcagagtacagtgatttcACGTTGATTAAacccagcagcaccacagactttAAGGAGGTGATCAGTGTTCTGGATGCGTCTTTACCAGACAGCACCTGGACCTTTGAGAGCCAGCAGGTGAGCAGAAATCAACGACAGGGTTCTGTGTAG